Proteins from a single region of Methanoculleus taiwanensis:
- a CDS encoding CheR family methyltransferase, producing the protein MDAFSSLQRSIEKLVRIRCSSYKEDYIKRRILSRMRLTKNESYEEYHKYLLATPQEVDLLRNALTINVTKFFRDPEVYTVLRQEILSSLIQKRGTVRIWCAGCATGEEPYSFAILAHDLLEAKPGASVSIYATDIDREVLRKAAEGVYDRRAVEQVGERELRKHFTARDDGMFEVKPHIKDLVRFRHHDLMSEIPAARYVDVVSCRNVTIYFSEKQKNDLARLFHSALLPGGYYVMGKTEYLGREVEHLFSPFNSAQKILTKKS; encoded by the coding sequence ATGGATGCATTTTCATCGCTGCAGCGAAGTATTGAGAAACTGGTTCGGATCCGGTGCTCAAGCTACAAGGAAGACTATATCAAACGGCGTATCCTCTCCCGGATGCGCCTGACGAAGAACGAAAGTTACGAAGAGTACCACAAGTACCTCCTGGCGACCCCGCAGGAGGTCGACCTGCTCAGGAACGCGCTTACCATAAACGTCACGAAGTTCTTCCGCGACCCGGAGGTCTATACGGTTCTCCGCCAGGAGATCCTCTCCTCGCTCATTCAGAAGAGGGGCACCGTCAGGATATGGTGCGCCGGGTGTGCGACGGGAGAGGAGCCGTACTCGTTTGCCATACTCGCCCACGACCTCCTCGAAGCAAAACCGGGCGCCAGCGTTTCGATCTACGCGACGGATATCGATCGCGAAGTGCTGCGAAAGGCGGCGGAAGGCGTCTACGACCGAAGGGCCGTCGAGCAGGTCGGTGAACGGGAGCTTCGCAAACACTTCACCGCCCGCGACGACGGCATGTTCGAGGTCAAACCCCATATCAAAGACCTCGTTCGGTTCCGGCACCACGATCTGATGAGCGAGATCCCCGCCGCCCGCTACGTCGACGTCGTCAGCTGCAGAAACGTCACGATATACTTCTCGGAGAAGCAGAAGAACGACCTCGCCCGTCTGTTCCACAGCGCCCTGCTCCCGGGCGGCTACTACGTCATGGGAAAGACGGAGTACCTGGGGCGGGAGGTCGAGCACCTCTTCTCCCCGTTCAACAGTGCGCAGAAGATCCTGACAAAGAAGTCCTGA
- a CDS encoding chemotaxis protein CheW, with product MANTIDVVEFQLGAEHYALDIQIAREIVEMMPITPLPRAPHYLAGIINLRGEITNIINLKNLLGLADSRIAENQKIVVLIPEATGGANVGIIVDDVHSVIQIQDKDVEKMSDGISSNIGSFVKGIIKSGGDDAEKGRSLVIWVDILKVISSVDGHQDT from the coding sequence ATGGCAAACACCATCGATGTGGTAGAGTTTCAACTGGGCGCGGAACACTACGCCCTCGACATCCAGATAGCCCGGGAGATCGTGGAGATGATGCCGATCACTCCCCTCCCCCGCGCCCCTCACTACCTGGCAGGGATCATCAACCTCCGGGGCGAGATCACGAATATCATCAACCTTAAAAATCTCCTCGGGCTTGCGGACAGCCGTATCGCCGAGAACCAGAAGATAGTCGTCCTGATCCCCGAAGCGACCGGCGGAGCGAACGTCGGGATCATCGTCGACGACGTGCACAGCGTGATCCAGATACAGGACAAAGACGTCGAAAAGATGAGCGACGGGATAAGTTCGAATATCGGTTCGTTCGTAAAGGGCATCATCAAGAGCGGTGGCGACGATGCGGAGAAGGGAAGGAGCCTCGTCATCTGGGTGGATATCCTCAAAGTCATCAGCAGTGTCGACGGCCACCAGGACACGTAA